The following are encoded in a window of Aestuariirhabdus haliotis genomic DNA:
- the acpS gene encoding holo-ACP synthase codes for MMVVGIGTDIVRIDRIERSLSKLGIRFAERVLTEQEQVLFQQASKPATFLAKRFAVKEAASKALGTGIADGVSFQHIFLEHDFRGAPVLRLSARALEIASERGASDFHVSLSDEKDYVVAFVVLSSRS; via the coding sequence ATGATGGTGGTAGGCATCGGGACGGATATTGTTCGTATTGATCGCATTGAACGTTCCTTGAGTAAGCTCGGGATACGTTTTGCTGAACGGGTGCTTACCGAACAGGAACAGGTGTTATTTCAGCAAGCCAGCAAACCTGCGACCTTTTTGGCCAAGCGTTTCGCGGTTAAGGAAGCGGCTTCCAAAGCCTTGGGAACGGGCATTGCTGATGGGGTCTCATTTCAGCATATTTTTCTGGAGCATGACTTTCGCGGGGCCCCTGTGTTGCGTTTGAGCGCGCGGGCTCTGGAGATCGCTAGCGAACGAGGCGCTAGCGATTTTCACGTGAGTTTGTCGGATGAAAAGGACTATGTTGTGGCTTTTGTGGTTTTGTCCTCTCGCTCCTGA
- the era gene encoding GTPase Era has translation MAEAEAFRCGFIALVGRPNVGKSTLLNRILGQKLSITSRRPQTTRHQIQGIKTELGVQAIYVDTPGLHKGGDKAINRYMNRAASTAIKDVDLIIFLVDRLRWTDEDQMVLDRIRNSRCPVLLAVNKVDRVENKQELMPHLQALSEQHNFAEIVPISAKTGRNVDKLEEAVNRLLPLGDHFYDEDQLTDRSSRFLAAELVREKIMRQLGDELPYQMTVEIEEFRQRDNVLHISALILVEKAGQKAIVIGDKGARLKVIGREARLDMEQLFDSKVMLNLWVKVKGGWSDDERALRSLGYTDV, from the coding sequence ATGGCTGAAGCTGAAGCATTCCGCTGTGGTTTTATTGCCCTGGTAGGGCGGCCCAATGTGGGCAAATCAACGCTGCTCAACCGTATTCTTGGGCAAAAACTGAGTATTACCTCGCGTCGTCCACAAACGACTCGGCACCAGATTCAGGGCATAAAAACCGAGTTGGGTGTACAGGCAATCTATGTTGATACTCCCGGTTTGCACAAGGGGGGCGACAAGGCGATTAACCGCTATATGAACCGCGCCGCGAGTACGGCGATAAAAGATGTTGATTTGATTATTTTTCTGGTCGACAGATTGCGCTGGACTGACGAAGATCAAATGGTTTTGGATCGAATCAGGAACAGCCGTTGCCCCGTTTTGTTGGCAGTGAATAAAGTTGATCGGGTTGAGAACAAGCAAGAGTTAATGCCTCACCTGCAAGCCCTTTCGGAGCAACACAATTTCGCGGAAATTGTGCCTATATCAGCCAAAACCGGTCGTAATGTCGATAAATTGGAAGAGGCTGTAAATCGGTTGCTACCACTGGGAGATCATTTTTATGATGAGGACCAGCTGACAGATCGTAGCTCTCGTTTCCTTGCAGCTGAACTGGTACGGGAAAAAATCATGCGGCAGTTGGGCGATGAACTCCCGTATCAGATGACGGTTGAAATTGAAGAGTTCCGTCAACGTGACAATGTGTTGCATATTAGTGCCTTGATTCTGGTAGAAAAAGCAGGGCAGAAGGCGATTGTGATCGGAGATAAAGGCGCTCGGTTGAAAGTGATTGGACGTGAAGCTCGTCTCGATATGGAGCAATTATTCGATAGTAAGGTGATGCTCAACCTATGGGTTAAGGTGAAGGGAGGCTGGTCAGACGATGAGCGTGCACTTCGCAGTCTGGGATACACCGACGTCTGA
- the pdxJ gene encoding pyridoxine 5'-phosphate synthase, with protein MLSKNRLLLGVNIDHVATLRQARGTRYPDPVQAAIEAEQAGADGITVHLREDRRHIQDRDLEVLREVLQTRMNLEMAVTDEMLSVAERIAPAHVCLVPEKRQELTTEGGLDVLAQESRIKTACQTLGAQGIQVSLFIDADPEQIKAVVRCGAPAIELHTGAYADAESGAMAAELQRVVEGVRFAVDQGLIVNAGHGLNYDNVEPVAGIPGLNELNIGHGIMARALFTGLGPAIIEMKRVMLEAQRFSAPVIK; from the coding sequence ATGTTATCGAAAAATCGTCTGCTGTTAGGGGTTAACATCGATCACGTAGCAACCCTGCGCCAGGCGAGAGGGACTCGATATCCGGATCCGGTACAGGCTGCAATAGAGGCAGAGCAGGCAGGCGCGGATGGTATTACGGTCCATCTGAGAGAAGACCGTCGGCATATTCAGGACCGGGATCTCGAGGTGTTGCGCGAAGTGCTGCAAACCAGGATGAACCTGGAGATGGCGGTAACCGATGAGATGCTGTCTGTTGCTGAACGAATTGCGCCAGCCCATGTCTGTCTGGTTCCCGAAAAACGGCAAGAGTTGACTACCGAAGGAGGCCTGGATGTGCTCGCCCAGGAGTCGCGAATAAAGACTGCCTGCCAAACATTGGGCGCTCAGGGCATTCAGGTGTCTCTGTTTATCGACGCTGATCCGGAACAGATTAAAGCCGTTGTTCGCTGTGGTGCTCCCGCTATTGAACTGCACACCGGCGCCTATGCCGATGCTGAATCCGGTGCTATGGCAGCTGAGCTTCAACGTGTTGTTGAAGGCGTACGCTTTGCGGTCGATCAGGGTTTAATTGTTAATGCCGGCCATGGCCTTAACTATGACAATGTTGAGCCAGTAGCGGGAATCCCCGGACTAAATGAGCTCAATATTGGTCACGGGATTATGGCTCGGGCTCTATTTACCGGGCTTGGGCCGGCGATTATCGAAATGAAGCGGGTCATGCTTGAGGCTCAGCGCTTTTCCGCCCCGGTCATTAAATAG
- the recO gene encoding DNA repair protein RecO, which translates to MVTPHQASLSNAYVIHSRPYRETSLIADLLTEEDGRVSVLFKGVRGSKARNKGLLQPFNRLLVSWQGRRDLKTATGLEAGDHRVVLQGHYLFSAMYANELLQRLLQPHDPHPELFQLYSELLQALGREVALEPLLRSFELQLLDLMGYGLPLSGEARSGDPIEKDGWYQYDPREGFYRILTVSDTQQHNLFSGDMLHALAMGNIVSSEQLYAAKRLMRLAFAPLLGDRPLRSRELFS; encoded by the coding sequence ATGGTAACCCCTCACCAGGCCAGCTTATCCAATGCCTATGTCATTCATAGTCGACCTTACCGTGAAACCAGTTTGATTGCTGACTTGCTGACTGAAGAAGATGGACGAGTCAGCGTGTTGTTTAAAGGTGTACGAGGCAGTAAAGCGCGCAATAAAGGTTTGCTGCAACCTTTCAATCGCTTGTTGGTGAGCTGGCAGGGTCGGCGAGACTTAAAAACAGCGACCGGATTAGAAGCCGGGGATCACCGGGTCGTTCTGCAAGGCCACTACCTGTTCAGTGCCATGTACGCGAATGAGCTGTTACAGCGTCTTCTGCAGCCTCACGACCCGCACCCTGAACTCTTCCAGCTATATTCGGAGTTGTTGCAGGCTCTTGGCAGAGAGGTGGCTCTGGAACCTTTATTGCGGAGCTTTGAGCTGCAGCTGCTCGATTTAATGGGGTATGGCTTGCCTCTTAGTGGAGAGGCAAGGAGTGGTGATCCAATCGAGAAGGATGGCTGGTATCAATATGACCCTCGCGAGGGTTTTTACCGAATATTGACTGTTTCCGATACACAACAACATAACCTTTTCAGTGGTGATATGCTGCATGCATTGGCGATGGGTAACATAGTCAGTTCGGAACAACTGTATGCAGCCAAGCGACTGATGCGTTTGGCTTTTGCGCCATTGTTGGGTGATCGACCGTTACGCAGTCGAGAGCTGTTTAGCTAA
- the rnc gene encoding ribonuclease III, with protein MKNRLEKLSRKLGYSFNDEQLALLALTHRSYASRNNERLEFLGDSIVNFTIAEALYDKFPQAKEGQLSRLRARLVKGKTLAELAREFELGDYLRLGSGELKSGGFRRESILADTVEALIGAIYLDRGMDACRDRVLDWYQSRLDSLSLDDTQKDPKTLLQELLQSRQAALPVYDVLDVEGEAHAQTFTVQCVVDLLSKKCVGIGSSRRGAEQQAARQVLRELGVDNG; from the coding sequence GTGAAAAACCGCCTCGAAAAGCTATCGCGTAAGCTGGGATACAGCTTTAATGATGAGCAGCTGGCTCTGCTGGCTTTGACACATCGGAGCTATGCTTCAAGAAACAACGAACGGCTCGAATTTTTGGGTGATTCGATTGTTAATTTCACGATAGCCGAAGCCCTTTACGACAAGTTTCCTCAGGCCAAAGAGGGGCAGTTGAGCCGTCTTCGTGCGAGATTGGTCAAAGGCAAAACACTGGCTGAGCTGGCCAGGGAATTTGAGTTGGGTGACTATCTGCGCCTGGGATCTGGTGAGTTGAAAAGCGGTGGTTTTCGCAGGGAATCCATTCTTGCTGATACCGTCGAAGCTTTAATCGGCGCTATTTATCTCGATCGCGGTATGGATGCCTGTCGTGATCGAGTGCTCGATTGGTATCAGTCCCGGTTGGACAGTCTATCCCTGGATGATACTCAAAAAGATCCCAAAACCTTGTTGCAAGAACTGCTGCAATCCAGGCAGGCGGCATTACCGGTCTATGATGTCCTGGATGTGGAGGGAGAAGCCCATGCACAGACCTTTACTGTGCAATGTGTGGTGGATCTGTTGAGTAAAAAATGTGTAGGAATAGGCAGTAGTCGCAGGGGGGCTGAGCAGCAGGCTGCGCGCCAGGTGTTGCGCGAGTTGGGAGTTGATAATGGCTGA